In a single window of the Flavobacterium sp. W4I14 genome:
- a CDS encoding putative NUDIX family NTP pyrophosphohydrolase (product_source=COG4119; cath_funfam=3.90.79.10; cog=COG4119; pfam=PF00293; superfamily=55811) produces MKQSAGILLFKKKNKQVDFFLVHPGGPFFAKKDIGFWTVPKGELNEGEEALTAAVREFKEETGQSLTGDFIELTPVVQKGGKKVLCWAVEGDLDPSTIVSNTFEIEWPPRSGKRQSFAEIDKAAWFAYSDAVKYINEKQVALLDEVKSELGL; encoded by the coding sequence ATGAAACAAAGTGCCGGAATATTGCTCTTCAAAAAAAAGAATAAGCAGGTAGATTTTTTTCTGGTTCATCCGGGCGGGCCGTTCTTTGCTAAAAAAGATATTGGCTTTTGGACAGTGCCCAAAGGGGAACTAAATGAAGGTGAAGAAGCTTTAACAGCTGCAGTCCGCGAATTTAAAGAGGAAACAGGTCAAAGCTTAACCGGCGATTTCATTGAATTAACTCCCGTTGTGCAAAAGGGAGGTAAAAAAGTATTGTGCTGGGCTGTGGAAGGAGATCTTGATCCTTCAACAATTGTTAGTAATACCTTCGAAATAGAATGGCCGCCGCGATCGGGTAAAAGGCAAAGTTTTGCTGAAATAGATAAAGCAGCATGGTTTGCCTATTCTGATGCTGTTAAATACATCAATGAAAAGCAGGTCGCTTTGCTTGATGAAGTAAAATCCGAACTAGGCCTTTAA
- a CDS encoding hypothetical protein (product_source=Hypo-rule applied; smart=SM00724; superfamily=81464; transmembrane_helix_parts=Inside_1_6,TMhelix_7_29,Outside_30_34) has translation MKNQFKNWNTWYILLALALVFQIVFYYLFTKFWA, from the coding sequence ATGAAAAATCAATTCAAAAACTGGAATACCTGGTATATTTTACTCGCTTTGGCGCTGGTATTTCAGATTGTATTTTATTACCTGTTTACTAAATTCTGGGCATGA
- a CDS encoding hypothetical protein (product_source=Hypo-rule applied) → MAPLKLSEEQHATLSNRNTLEQINEQPLELHPEAYKVKGPSPDKMKTVSSSLRNYAHGLYGLL, encoded by the coding sequence ATGGCACCTTTAAAATTAAGCGAAGAACAACATGCTACATTAAGCAACAGAAACACATTAGAACAAATTAACGAACAACCTTTAGAACTTCATCCAGAAGCTTATAAAGTGAAAGGCCCATCTCCCGATAAGATGAAGACGGTATCATCTTCATTAAGGAATTACGCTCACGGGTTGTACGGGTTGTTGTAA
- a CDS encoding hypothetical protein (product_source=Hypo-rule applied; superfamily=53686), giving the protein MKGEFKRLNPLQVSSLREGFFSRRSNLTTIATSVRIKIASCLAMTTFLGRSVNGSLSKDNSDIMLSVGVSPTEIENYLVGFGIGK; this is encoded by the coding sequence ATGAAAGGAGAATTTAAGAGATTAAATCCCCTCCAAGTATCGTCATTGCGAGAAGGCTTTTTCAGCCGACGAAGCAATCTTACAACGATCGCTACTAGCGTGCGCATTAAGATTGCTTCGTGCCTCGCAATGACGACCTTTCTAGGGAGGTCTGTCAATGGTAGCCTGTCGAAGGATAATAGTGACATTATGCTATCGGTTGGTGTCTCACCGACCGAAATAGAAAACTATTTAGTAGGTTTTGGAATTGGGAAATGA
- a CDS encoding SAM-dependent methyltransferase (product_source=COG0500; cath_funfam=3.40.50.150; cog=COG0500; pfam=PF13649; superfamily=53335) produces MKDAWVDRWNDRYSTNEFAYGEQPNNYLKAQLMQLETGTILFPAEGEGRNAVFAAKLGWKVSAFDISIEGKNKALQLAENNNVSIDYQVGELQELDYKAEQFDAIALIYAHFPSAIKSTYHKTLSNYLCKGGLLIFEAFSKKHLDYLAKNEKVGGPKEIDMLFSIEEIRADFENYEILVLEEKEIELNEGLFHNGLGSVIRFVGRRK; encoded by the coding sequence ATGAAAGACGCTTGGGTAGATAGGTGGAATGACCGATACAGTACCAATGAATTTGCTTATGGCGAACAACCAAATAACTATTTAAAAGCGCAGTTGATGCAGCTCGAGACCGGAACCATACTTTTTCCGGCAGAAGGGGAAGGCCGAAATGCTGTTTTTGCCGCTAAACTCGGCTGGAAGGTTTCGGCCTTTGATATCAGTATTGAAGGAAAGAATAAAGCACTTCAACTCGCAGAAAACAATAATGTTAGTATTGATTACCAGGTGGGAGAACTCCAGGAACTAGACTATAAAGCTGAACAGTTTGATGCCATTGCCTTAATTTATGCACACTTTCCATCGGCAATTAAATCAACTTACCACAAAACATTAAGTAACTATTTATGCAAGGGCGGTTTGCTTATTTTCGAAGCTTTTAGCAAGAAACACCTTGATTATCTTGCCAAAAACGAAAAAGTTGGCGGACCAAAAGAAATAGATATGCTATTTTCGATCGAGGAAATAAGAGCCGATTTCGAAAATTATGAGATTCTGGTGCTGGAAGAAAAAGAAATTGAACTGAATGAGGGGTTGTTTCACAACGGCCTGGGCTCGGTAATCAGATTTGTTGGAAGAAGAAAATAA
- a CDS encoding BlaI family penicillinase repressor (product_source=KO:K02171; cath_funfam=1.10.10.10,1.10.4040.10; cog=COG3682; ko=KO:K02171; pfam=PF03965; superfamily=46785): protein MKSNQTENNLPEPTKAELEILQVLWEFGPSTVRFVNDKLNEQREVNYTSTLKQMQILTEKGILKRDESQMKHIYIPVEAEEKTKVQLLDRFVNTLYKGSASQLMMQLLGNEKTSKQEIEEIKRLLDSME, encoded by the coding sequence ATGAAAAGTAATCAAACTGAAAATAATCTGCCTGAACCCACTAAAGCTGAATTAGAAATTCTTCAGGTATTATGGGAATTCGGGCCATCTACAGTTCGGTTTGTAAACGATAAATTGAACGAACAGCGGGAGGTGAATTATACCTCAACTTTAAAGCAGATGCAGATCTTAACCGAAAAGGGAATATTAAAACGTGATGAAAGCCAAATGAAACACATTTATATTCCTGTTGAGGCTGAAGAGAAAACCAAAGTGCAGTTGTTAGACCGTTTTGTAAATACCTTATATAAAGGATCTGCTTCGCAGTTAATGATGCAGCTTCTGGGTAATGAGAAAACCTCTAAACAGGAAATAGAAGAGATAAAGCGGCTATTGGATAGCATGGAATAA
- a CDS encoding bla regulator protein BlaR1 (product_source=KO:K02172; cath_funfam=3.30.2010.10; cog=COG4219; ko=KO:K02172; pfam=PF05569; transmembrane_helix_parts=Outside_1_19,TMhelix_20_42,Inside_43_48,TMhelix_49_71,Outside_72_123,TMhelix_124_146,Inside_147_229,TMhelix_230_252,Outside_253_645), translating into MMEFKLINLLPENWLHALGATLFHSLWLGVILALLAGLVMFTTRKASAAMRYNLLTICLALFVVAIFFTFYKELQKPIGSIADQVVINLPTGATDQPVIANVQHDMYSGLNKILSLWNAYAYQIVLIWFLIICGKCIQLMVGLNGVYHLRNHKTYAAGKKWDEKLAMLAEELGLSQSVKIMQSGIAQVPMVVGHFKPLILIPLGLLTGLSNAEVEAILSHELAHIKRKDYLVNLLQSFIEIVFFFNPAVLWVSQLIKTEREHCCDDLAITCVSDRKNYVQALIFCQEFKQCAPAYAMAITGKKGSLLHRASRMLFNTNSTLNKMEKTILTIALVSVVVCSAAFKSVGNAKTVTRKKISTSIQVLQDTAKKSKPVEGKSADQLEKEINSKMDRQLKQLNEKRKSSETNEDVKARIADRQARKDDAGKAAADERMRNEDAKARIADEKRRIADEKLAKEDAKLAKEDAKWAKEDAKWTKEVDKWEKEDAKWFQENKGGDGPRVPRAPRPPRPPRAPRAPRAAYAVPPAPPLPSVPPAPTTPPAPPTPPTPPVYNPKTSTRTGVQRTVTSKTVTNGDGHDYTNQINQQLMKDGIITSTNKLSYKLNKDDLIVNGVKQNADVQKKYKQRFLKNENHSLMYNFLIENNKN; encoded by the coding sequence ATGATGGAATTTAAGTTAATTAACCTTTTACCCGAAAATTGGCTTCATGCCCTCGGTGCTACTTTGTTCCACTCGCTATGGCTTGGGGTAATATTGGCCCTGCTTGCTGGTTTGGTTATGTTTACTACCCGAAAAGCAAGCGCGGCAATGCGCTATAATCTCCTCACCATATGTTTGGCGTTGTTTGTTGTGGCCATATTCTTTACCTTTTACAAAGAACTGCAAAAACCTATAGGTTCTATAGCTGATCAGGTTGTAATCAATCTCCCCACTGGGGCTACCGATCAACCTGTAATTGCAAACGTTCAGCATGATATGTATTCGGGACTGAACAAAATTCTTTCTTTATGGAATGCATATGCTTATCAGATTGTACTGATCTGGTTTTTAATTATATGCGGAAAATGCATTCAGTTAATGGTGGGTTTAAATGGTGTATATCATTTGCGTAATCATAAAACCTATGCTGCAGGTAAAAAGTGGGATGAAAAGTTAGCTATGCTGGCCGAAGAATTAGGTTTAAGTCAATCGGTTAAAATCATGCAGTCGGGTATTGCGCAGGTACCAATGGTTGTGGGGCATTTTAAACCCTTAATCTTAATTCCGTTAGGTTTGCTTACCGGCCTGTCAAACGCAGAAGTTGAGGCTATTCTTTCTCACGAACTGGCGCACATTAAACGTAAAGATTATCTGGTAAACCTATTACAAAGTTTTATCGAAATCGTTTTCTTCTTTAACCCAGCGGTACTTTGGGTATCACAATTAATAAAAACAGAACGCGAACATTGCTGTGATGATTTGGCCATTACCTGTGTAAGCGATCGCAAAAACTACGTTCAGGCCCTCATATTCTGTCAGGAGTTTAAGCAGTGTGCACCTGCTTATGCCATGGCGATAACGGGTAAGAAAGGTAGCCTGCTGCATAGAGCAAGCAGGATGTTATTCAATACCAATTCAACTTTAAACAAAATGGAAAAGACAATATTAACCATCGCCCTGGTATCGGTTGTGGTTTGCAGTGCTGCGTTCAAGAGCGTGGGCAATGCAAAAACAGTTACCAGAAAAAAAATATCCACTTCAATACAGGTTTTACAGGATACAGCGAAAAAATCTAAACCTGTTGAAGGGAAATCTGCCGATCAATTGGAAAAGGAAATCAATTCCAAAATGGATCGTCAATTGAAACAGTTAAACGAAAAACGCAAAAGCAGCGAAACGAATGAAGATGTAAAGGCAAGAATTGCTGACCGGCAAGCCAGAAAAGATGATGCTGGAAAGGCAGCAGCGGATGAGCGAATGCGGAATGAAGATGCTAAAGCAAGAATAGCCGATGAAAAACGCCGTATCGCAGATGAGAAACTTGCAAAAGAAGATGCTAAATTAGCCAAGGAAGACGCCAAATGGGCAAAGGAAGATGCCAAATGGACAAAAGAGGTTGATAAATGGGAAAAGGAAGACGCTAAATGGTTTCAGGAGAATAAAGGTGGCGATGGTCCGCGTGTACCAAGAGCACCACGTCCGCCGCGCCCACCTAGAGCACCAAGGGCACCCCGTGCTGCGTATGCAGTACCGCCAGCTCCACCGCTGCCTTCGGTTCCGCCAGCTCCAACCACTCCACCAGCTCCACCTACGCCTCCAACACCCCCTGTTTATAACCCAAAAACAAGTACGAGAACAGGCGTACAACGTACGGTTACCTCGAAAACCGTAACCAACGGAGATGGCCACGATTATACCAACCAAATCAATCAGCAATTGATGAAAGACGGCATCATTACCAGCACCAATAAATTGTCGTACAAACTCAATAAAGACGATTTAATTGTAAATGGCGTAAAACAAAATGCCGACGTGCAGAAAAAATACAAACAAAGATTTTTGAAGAATGAAAATCATTCGCTGATGTATAATTTCCTGATCGAAAACAATAAAAACTAA
- a CDS encoding hypothetical protein (product_source=Hypo-rule applied; cleavage_site_network=SignalP-noTM; pfam=PF11138), with translation MKTMIKSIALLFTAITISVSAMAQDAQPKPSPAATATGKVKGATITITYSSPAVKGRKIWGGLEAFDKVWRAGANEATTFETDKDIVVEGKPLAAGKYSFFLIPKESGTWTAIFNKEPKQWGAYKYEEAKDALRVDVKTKALKATQERLVYKITKSGFALEWDKISVPVTIK, from the coding sequence ATGAAAACGATGATTAAATCAATCGCATTGCTATTTACAGCAATTACCATTTCTGTAAGTGCAATGGCACAAGATGCTCAGCCTAAGCCAAGTCCAGCGGCTACAGCAACGGGAAAAGTTAAAGGTGCAACCATTACCATCACCTACAGCAGCCCTGCTGTAAAAGGACGTAAAATCTGGGGCGGTTTAGAAGCCTTTGATAAAGTATGGCGTGCAGGTGCAAACGAGGCTACTACTTTCGAAACGGATAAAGATATCGTAGTTGAAGGTAAACCTTTGGCAGCAGGAAAATACAGTTTCTTTTTAATCCCTAAAGAAAGCGGAACCTGGACAGCTATTTTTAACAAAGAACCAAAACAATGGGGTGCTTACAAATACGAAGAAGCTAAAGATGCTTTACGTGTTGATGTTAAAACCAAAGCCTTAAAAGCTACACAAGAGCGTTTGGTTTATAAAATTACCAAAAGCGGGTTCGCTTTAGAATGGGATAAAATTTCTGTTCCGGTTACTATTAAATAA
- a CDS encoding SSS family solute:Na+ symporter (product_source=KO:K03307; cog=COG0591; ko=KO:K03307; pfam=PF00474; tigrfam=TIGR00813; transmembrane_helix_parts=Outside_1_3,TMhelix_4_23,Inside_24_43,TMhelix_44_63,Outside_64_72,TMhelix_73_95,Inside_96_115,TMhelix_116_138,Outside_139_147,TMhelix_148_170,Inside_171_178,TMhelix_179_196,Outside_197_232,TMhelix_233_250,Inside_251_270,TMhelix_271_293,Outside_294_403,TMhelix_404_426,Inside_427_459,TMhelix_460_477,Outside_478_481,TMhelix_482_504,Inside_505_510,TMhelix_511_529,Outside_530_533,TMhelix_534_556,Inside_557_564) produces MSNIDWAVLIFTLLAVVTYGVFIGRGQKSNASYLKADNKMPWYIVLLGIMATQASAITFLSAPGQAYTDGMRFVQYYFGLPLAMIVICITFIPIFQRLNVYTAYEYLENRFDKKTRVLTSLLFLFSRGLSTGISIYAPSIILSSVLNWNIYLTNILTGGILLIYTYVGGAKAIAHTQKLQFLIILGTMAFAGYLLVQNMPNGIGFKDALYLAGKSGKLNVITTEFDWKDKYNIWSGLIGGFFLALSYFGTDQSQVGRYITAKDNTNAKMGLLLNGLVKIPMQFAILLIGALLFAFFSLKPAPIYFNERSYQYLKETQPQQAAAFEKEHNALAQKFNRQSKNILIEKEKQLPSLNASIANFKSTQKQVKELHGRVEEAINKSNYNAEKTDTNYIFLYFVKNTLPVGMIGLLFAVIFLASWGSISAALNSLAACSLKDVHLIFGKKEVDDETELKYSRLHTLAWGIFSIAVAMFATQMGSLIEAVNVLGSLFYGPILGIFLVAFYFKKINGPIVFIAAILSEIAVVAVYEFDIVSFLWLNVIGAAAVIMFSVIGLLFSNPKTVVDK; encoded by the coding sequence ATGAGTAATATCGATTGGGCGGTACTGATATTTACCTTGCTTGCTGTGGTAACCTATGGTGTTTTTATTGGTCGTGGGCAAAAAAGCAATGCTTCCTATTTAAAGGCCGATAATAAAATGCCCTGGTACATTGTGCTATTGGGTATTATGGCTACGCAGGCCAGTGCCATTACTTTTTTATCAGCACCAGGGCAGGCTTATACCGATGGCATGCGCTTCGTGCAGTACTATTTTGGTCTGCCACTGGCAATGATTGTTATTTGCATTACTTTCATCCCGATTTTTCAAAGGTTGAATGTATATACGGCCTATGAATATTTGGAAAACCGTTTCGATAAAAAAACAAGGGTTTTAACGTCGTTGCTGTTTTTGTTTTCACGGGGATTATCGACAGGAATCAGCATTTATGCACCAAGTATTATCCTCTCTAGTGTTTTAAACTGGAACATTTATTTAACCAATATCCTTACCGGAGGGATTCTATTGATTTATACCTATGTTGGTGGTGCAAAAGCAATTGCACACACGCAGAAACTGCAGTTTTTGATCATTTTGGGAACAATGGCTTTTGCTGGGTACCTTCTGGTGCAGAATATGCCTAATGGAATCGGATTTAAAGATGCACTTTACCTGGCCGGGAAATCGGGTAAATTAAATGTAATTACCACCGAATTCGATTGGAAGGATAAATATAATATCTGGAGTGGTTTAATCGGAGGCTTTTTCCTCGCGCTTTCTTACTTCGGTACTGATCAGAGCCAGGTGGGAAGATACATTACCGCGAAAGACAATACCAATGCTAAAATGGGATTACTGTTGAATGGGCTGGTTAAAATCCCGATGCAGTTCGCTATCCTGTTAATCGGCGCATTATTGTTTGCTTTCTTCTCATTGAAGCCGGCACCAATTTATTTCAATGAACGCTCCTATCAGTATTTAAAGGAAACACAGCCACAGCAGGCGGCTGCTTTCGAGAAAGAACATAATGCTTTAGCACAGAAATTTAACCGGCAATCAAAAAATATCCTGATAGAAAAGGAAAAGCAATTACCATCTTTAAATGCTTCGATAGCGAATTTTAAATCGACCCAAAAGCAGGTAAAAGAACTGCATGGCAGGGTAGAAGAGGCAATCAACAAGTCGAATTACAATGCGGAGAAAACCGATACCAATTATATCTTTTTATACTTTGTAAAGAATACCCTTCCTGTCGGGATGATCGGCCTGCTTTTCGCCGTTATCTTTTTGGCCAGCTGGGGGTCTATTTCAGCTGCATTAAATTCGCTGGCTGCCTGTTCGCTAAAAGATGTACACCTTATTTTTGGTAAAAAAGAAGTAGATGATGAGACTGAACTGAAATATAGCCGTTTGCACACTTTGGCATGGGGCATTTTTTCAATAGCTGTTGCCATGTTTGCTACACAGATGGGTTCGTTAATAGAAGCCGTTAATGTACTGGGTTCACTTTTTTATGGACCAATTCTTGGCATTTTTTTAGTGGCATTTTATTTTAAAAAGATAAACGGACCCATTGTATTTATTGCTGCCATCTTATCCGAAATTGCCGTTGTTGCTGTATATGAATTCGATATTGTTTCATTCCTTTGGCTCAATGTAATCGGCGCAGCAGCAGTAATTATGTTCTCGGTAATTGGTCTCTTGTTTTCTAATCCAAAAACGGTAGTCGACAAATAA
- a CDS encoding 3-hydroxyisobutyrate dehydrogenase (product_source=KO:K00020; cath_funfam=1.10.1040.10,3.40.50.720; cog=COG2084; ko=KO:K00020; pfam=PF03446,PF14833; superfamily=48179,51735) has translation MNITQIGWVGLGNMGIPMAEQLIKADYAVTVYNRSKNKEASLKEMGASIAETPKALIAATDVIIVMVSDDAAIEQIFKGEEGLFSGGASGKIIVNMSTVSPSISKEMSKHCKTQGNFYLDAPVSGSVKQAETGQLVIMVGGEETAFNQVKPILEKMGKLAKLVGNNGAGNSAKLAINSLLALYAQGLAETILFANEQGIKTEDLLELINNAAIGNIFTKIKGDAIIADHYKAAFALKHIVKDLNLAKAEGISSPLAKTALNTFRDAAAKFGEEDIIAVIKQLKE, from the coding sequence ATGAATATAACACAAATAGGTTGGGTCGGGTTAGGGAATATGGGGATCCCAATGGCAGAGCAATTGATAAAAGCAGATTATGCGGTTACTGTCTATAATAGAAGCAAGAACAAAGAAGCTTCGCTGAAAGAAATGGGCGCATCAATAGCCGAAACACCCAAAGCGCTGATTGCAGCTACCGATGTGATAATTGTTATGGTTTCTGATGATGCCGCAATAGAGCAGATTTTTAAGGGAGAAGAAGGTCTTTTTAGTGGAGGAGCTTCCGGCAAGATCATTGTTAATATGAGCACGGTTTCCCCTTCAATTTCAAAAGAAATGTCCAAACATTGTAAAACACAAGGGAACTTTTATTTAGATGCGCCAGTTTCAGGGAGTGTGAAGCAGGCAGAAACCGGTCAGCTGGTTATCATGGTTGGCGGTGAAGAAACTGCTTTTAATCAGGTAAAACCGATTCTGGAAAAAATGGGCAAACTTGCCAAACTTGTTGGCAATAATGGCGCAGGCAACAGCGCAAAACTGGCCATCAATTCGCTTTTGGCCTTATATGCACAGGGCTTGGCCGAAACCATTTTGTTTGCCAATGAACAAGGAATTAAAACAGAAGACTTATTAGAATTGATCAATAATGCAGCCATTGGTAATATTTTTACCAAAATTAAAGGTGATGCCATTATTGCTGATCATTACAAAGCTGCCTTTGCACTTAAACATATTGTAAAAGATCTGAACCTGGCCAAAGCCGAAGGGATTTCATCACCATTGGCTAAAACAGCACTAAATACTTTCAGAGATGCGGCTGCAAAATTTGGAGAAGAAGATATTATTGCCGTGATTAAACAACTTAAGGAATAA
- a CDS encoding 3-methyladenine DNA glycosylase AlkC (product_source=COG4335; cath_funfam=1.25.40.290; cog=COG4335; superfamily=48371) — protein sequence MASPLKDLYSPAFYDRLAHALTVTVPGFDKEKFIKKVFTADFESKELKERMKHTSKVLHDFLPEDYPQTIALIKKTIAQLRLQGIGEDSLAYMFLPDYIETYGINNFEGSVEALEFVTQFVSCEFAVRPFILKYGNEMILKMQKWSLHESHKVRRLASEGSRPRLPWAMGIPFLKKEPTSILPILENLKKDPSEYVRRSVANNLNDIAKDHPQVVLNVAKNWSGLGAETDAIIKHGSRTLLKQGHADILKHYGLDDAGILLKDFKILTPQVKIGENLEFSFSILNENPTEQKVRLEYAIYYKKQNGKNTKKVYKISERIYPAGVAINIIRKQKFVLITTRKFHLGDHQVSMIINGAEKEISHFELKA from the coding sequence ATGGCCAGCCCGCTTAAAGATTTATATTCTCCAGCCTTTTACGATAGATTAGCCCATGCATTAACGGTTACCGTTCCGGGTTTCGATAAAGAAAAATTTATTAAAAAGGTTTTCACTGCTGACTTCGAATCAAAAGAATTAAAAGAGCGGATGAAACATACCTCGAAGGTATTACATGATTTTTTACCCGAAGATTACCCTCAAACAATAGCGTTGATTAAAAAAACTATCGCACAGTTAAGGCTTCAGGGTATTGGAGAAGATAGCCTGGCCTATATGTTTTTACCTGATTATATCGAAACCTATGGCATTAATAATTTCGAAGGTTCGGTTGAGGCACTCGAATTTGTTACGCAGTTTGTAAGCTGCGAATTTGCTGTTCGTCCTTTCATTTTAAAATACGGAAATGAGATGATTTTAAAAATGCAAAAATGGTCGCTGCACGAAAGCCATAAAGTAAGAAGGCTCGCCAGTGAAGGCAGCAGACCGCGCCTACCCTGGGCCATGGGTATCCCCTTTCTGAAAAAAGAGCCGACATCCATTTTACCCATACTGGAAAACCTTAAAAAAGATCCATCAGAATATGTAAGGCGGAGCGTTGCCAACAACTTAAACGATATTGCAAAAGATCATCCCCAGGTTGTTTTAAATGTGGCTAAAAACTGGTCGGGTTTGGGTGCCGAAACAGATGCCATTATTAAACATGGCAGCCGTACATTACTTAAACAAGGCCATGCCGATATCCTTAAACATTATGGCTTAGATGATGCAGGAATTTTATTAAAAGATTTCAAAATCTTAACGCCTCAGGTCAAAATTGGCGAAAATCTGGAGTTTTCGTTTTCTATTCTGAACGAAAATCCGACTGAACAAAAAGTGAGGTTGGAATACGCCATTTACTATAAAAAACAAAACGGCAAGAACACCAAAAAAGTGTATAAAATTTCGGAGCGGATTTACCCTGCAGGTGTAGCAATAAACATTATCCGCAAGCAAAAATTCGTATTGATTACTACACGTAAATTTCATCTGGGCGATCACCAGGTTTCGATGATCATTAACGGTGCCGAGAAGGAAATTTCACACTTCGAATTAAAGGCCTAG